The following proteins are co-located in the Gloeocapsa sp. PCC 7428 genome:
- the pheS gene encoding phenylalanine--tRNA ligase subunit alpha: protein MSNQPSTLKAQLETLRQEGISAIAAADSLDRLEELRVVYLGKKGQLSGLLRSMGQLSAEERPQIGAIANTVKEALQAEIENQRHKLQAAAIQAQLEAETIDVTMPGVYRPLGRVHPLHSTMDRVLDIFVGLGYTVAQGPEMETDYYNFEALNFQPDHPARDMQDTLFLPDGNLLRTHTSNVQIHYMEDNDPPVRVAIPGRCYRRDTVDATHAAVFHQIEILAVDEGLTFTDLKGTVKIFLQELFGDSPIRFRASYFPFTEPSAEVDVQWKGRWLEVMGCGMVDPNVLKAVGYDPEVYTGFAAGMGVERLAMVLHEIDDIRRFYNSDLRFLQQF from the coding sequence ATGAGCAATCAGCCTAGCACTTTAAAGGCTCAACTGGAAACTTTACGACAAGAAGGCATAAGCGCGATCGCTGCTGCTGATTCTTTGGATCGTTTAGAGGAACTTCGAGTAGTTTACCTCGGTAAGAAGGGTCAGTTATCAGGATTGTTGCGCAGCATGGGGCAATTGAGTGCTGAAGAACGTCCGCAAATTGGGGCGATCGCTAATACTGTTAAAGAAGCCCTACAAGCAGAAATCGAAAACCAGCGTCACAAGTTACAAGCGGCGGCGATTCAAGCACAATTAGAAGCAGAAACAATTGATGTGACAATGCCTGGTGTTTATCGCCCACTAGGTCGCGTTCATCCGCTTCACAGTACAATGGATCGCGTGCTGGATATCTTTGTTGGTCTAGGCTACACTGTAGCTCAAGGACCAGAAATGGAGACTGACTACTATAACTTTGAAGCACTCAATTTCCAACCGGATCACCCTGCACGTGATATGCAGGATACTTTATTTCTTCCTGATGGAAATCTATTGCGGACGCATACTTCCAACGTGCAAATTCACTACATGGAAGACAACGATCCGCCAGTACGCGTTGCAATTCCAGGACGTTGCTATCGTCGCGATACTGTAGATGCTACTCACGCCGCAGTATTTCACCAAATCGAAATTTTGGCAGTCGATGAAGGTTTGACTTTTACTGACCTCAAAGGTACAGTTAAAATATTTTTGCAAGAATTATTCGGCGATTCACCGATTCGCTTCCGCGCCAGTTATTTTCCCTTCACTGAACCATCAGCTGAAGTTGACGTGCAATGGAAAGGTCGTTGGCTGGAAGTGATGGGCTGTGGTATGGTTGACCCGAACGTACTGAAAGCGGTAGGATACGACCCTGAAGTTTACACTGGCTTCGCTGCGGGAATGGGTGTAGAAAGATTGGCGATGGTGTTGCACGAAATTGATGATATTCGGCGTTTCTACAATAGCGACTTGCGATTTTTACAACAGTTTTAG
- the surE gene encoding 5'/3'-nucleotidase SurE: MKLLICNDDGIYALGIRTLADTLAAAGHEVAVVCPDRERSATGHGLTLHQPIRAELVESVFHPSIKAWACSGTPADCVKLALWALLDSPPDFVLSGINQGANLGTDILYSGTVSAAMEGIIEGIPSVALSLTSFTSKEFQPAATFAIHLLKQLKSHPLPEVMLLNINIPAVELAEIAGVKITRQGIRRYVDVFEKRVDPRGKTYYWLAGELLEDLAPAEQGLNLPQDIPTDVEAIRHNFITITPLHYNLTYLDALHPLSEWKFDQKQDWGSTIEEQN; the protein is encoded by the coding sequence ATGAAACTACTTATTTGTAACGACGATGGTATTTACGCGCTAGGAATTCGGACTCTAGCCGATACTTTAGCAGCAGCCGGACACGAAGTCGCGGTTGTTTGTCCAGATCGCGAGCGATCGGCAACGGGACATGGATTAACATTACATCAACCGATTCGTGCAGAACTCGTCGAGTCGGTATTTCACCCTAGTATCAAAGCTTGGGCTTGTTCGGGAACGCCTGCTGATTGCGTTAAACTTGCATTGTGGGCATTGCTCGATAGTCCACCAGATTTCGTGCTTTCTGGTATCAATCAGGGAGCAAATTTAGGAACTGATATTCTTTATTCTGGTACTGTCTCAGCGGCTATGGAGGGGATCATTGAGGGTATTCCTAGTGTGGCATTATCACTCACAAGTTTTACTTCTAAAGAGTTTCAACCTGCTGCGACGTTTGCAATTCACTTACTCAAACAATTGAAAAGCCACCCTTTACCTGAGGTTATGTTACTCAACATTAATATTCCGGCGGTCGAGTTAGCAGAAATTGCAGGAGTAAAAATCACGCGTCAGGGAATTCGTCGCTACGTTGATGTTTTTGAAAAGCGTGTCGATCCTCGCGGTAAAACTTATTACTGGTTAGCCGGAGAGTTGCTTGAAGATCTCGCGCCTGCTGAACAGGGCTTAAATTTACCTCAAGATATTCCAACGGATGTTGAAGCAATTCGTCACAACTTCATCACCATCACGCCTTTACATTACAACTTGACGTATCTCGACGCGCTGCATCCCTTATCCGAATGGAAATTTGACCAAAAGCAAGACTGGGGGTCAACAATTGAAGAACAAAATTAG
- a CDS encoding bifunctional riboflavin kinase/FAD synthetase produces MWVTSSLTNALTPTAIALGNFDGIHLGHQEVIRPILHRSKNQEEVRSLLSYPLSVPADTQTPISSADRPEHIYSTVVTFNPHPQEFFTGKKRSLLTPLDEKVQQLQALGVDQLIRIPFTWDLASLSPQDFVEKILIQQLCCQQISVGENFCFGKQRTGTAKDLKAIAASFDIPVTIVPIHARGGDRISSSAIRQALEHGDLQRAQELLGRPYTLTGTVVKGQQLGRTIGFPTANIAVPPEKFLPANGVYAVRVFVQGADNHLGVMNIGVRPTVSGTHPSVEVYLFDWSGDLYGETLTVQLEKFLRPEKKFASLDELKAQIQLDCTAAKEALQGNTK; encoded by the coding sequence GTGTGGGTTACTTCGTCTCTAACTAATGCTTTGACACCAACCGCGATCGCCCTAGGAAACTTTGATGGCATTCACTTAGGGCATCAAGAGGTTATTCGTCCAATTTTGCATCGTAGCAAAAATCAGGAAGAGGTTAGAAGCTTACTGTCTTACCCCTTATCAGTTCCTGCGGACACGCAAACGCCAATATCTAGCGCAGATCGTCCTGAACACATTTATAGTACTGTCGTTACTTTTAATCCGCATCCGCAAGAGTTCTTTACAGGGAAAAAGCGATCGCTGCTGACACCTTTAGATGAAAAAGTTCAGCAACTTCAAGCTTTAGGTGTAGACCAACTCATACGAATTCCGTTTACATGGGATTTAGCTTCTTTAAGTCCGCAAGACTTTGTGGAAAAAATTCTCATTCAACAGTTGTGCTGTCAACAAATCAGTGTGGGTGAAAACTTTTGTTTTGGGAAGCAGCGCACTGGTACAGCAAAAGATTTAAAAGCGATCGCAGCAAGTTTTGATATTCCGGTAACGATTGTTCCTATTCATGCGCGAGGAGGCGATCGCATCAGTAGTTCAGCAATTCGTCAAGCCCTCGAACACGGCGATTTACAACGCGCCCAAGAGTTATTAGGACGTCCCTACACCCTCACAGGAACCGTTGTAAAAGGACAGCAGTTGGGTAGAACAATTGGTTTTCCGACTGCTAATATCGCCGTACCACCCGAAAAATTTCTACCAGCTAACGGCGTCTACGCTGTTCGAGTTTTTGTTCAAGGCGCAGATAATCATCTAGGCGTGATGAATATTGGTGTTCGTCCCACAGTTAGCGGTACGCATCCATCTGTAGAGGTATATTTATTTGACTGGTCGGGAGATTTATACGGTGAAACGTTAACTGTACAGCTAGAAAAATTCCTACGCCCCGAAAAGAAATTCGCTTCATTAGATGAATTAAAAGCACAAATTCAACTTGACTGCACTGCTGCAAAAGAGGCGTTACAAGGGAACACTAAGTGA
- a CDS encoding MoxR family ATPase, with protein MKKIEILTQNLSRTIVGKAEPIRLVLVSLLAGGHVLLEDVPGVGKTLLAKSLARSVAGKFQRLQCTPDLLPTDITGTNIWNPKTGEFEYLPGPVFTNVLLADEINRATPRTQSALLEVMEEEQVTVDGVSRRVPSPFFVIATQNPIEYQGTFPLPEAQMDRFMLSLSLGYPSETEELAMLQRLQEGVTVADLQPCITLAEVTELRRSCAAVKVDKSLQRYILDLVRATRESEEIMLGVSPRGTVALHKATQALAFLCDRHYAIPDDVKYLAPYVLCHRLIPAGGHKAKSIVERLLRSVPIP; from the coding sequence ATGAAAAAAATTGAGATTCTGACGCAAAACCTGAGTCGTACGATTGTTGGTAAAGCTGAACCCATCCGCTTAGTGTTAGTTTCCCTACTTGCTGGAGGTCATGTACTGCTAGAAGATGTTCCTGGCGTAGGCAAAACGTTACTCGCAAAATCATTAGCGCGTTCGGTTGCGGGTAAATTTCAACGCTTACAATGTACTCCCGACTTGCTACCAACAGATATTACCGGAACGAACATTTGGAATCCCAAAACAGGCGAGTTTGAATATCTTCCAGGTCCCGTATTTACAAATGTCCTGCTAGCAGACGAAATCAACCGCGCGACACCGCGTACGCAATCGGCGCTATTAGAAGTGATGGAAGAGGAACAAGTCACCGTTGATGGCGTTTCGCGCCGCGTTCCCAGTCCTTTTTTTGTGATTGCGACACAAAACCCGATTGAATATCAAGGAACTTTTCCCTTACCCGAAGCGCAAATGGATCGCTTTATGTTGTCGTTAAGTTTGGGTTATCCCAGCGAGACAGAAGAATTAGCGATGCTGCAACGGTTACAAGAAGGCGTTACCGTAGCTGATTTACAACCTTGCATTACACTTGCAGAAGTTACCGAATTACGCCGCAGTTGTGCGGCTGTTAAGGTAGACAAATCGTTACAACGCTACATTCTCGATCTCGTTCGTGCGACGCGCGAGTCGGAAGAGATTATGCTAGGCGTGAGTCCGCGTGGTACGGTAGCATTACACAAAGCAACACAAGCACTCGCTTTTTTGTGCGATCGCCACTACGCGATTCCTGATGATGTCAAGTATCTAGCACCATACGTCTTGTGTCATCGTCTGATTCCGGCTGGCGGACATAAAGCTAAATCTATTGTAGAAAGGCTATTGCGATCAGTTCCCATTCCCTAA
- a CDS encoding class I SAM-dependent methyltransferase encodes MSEFDFTALFSEDYLYFYEPHLTPERNEREVNLIWRLLQLQAKMTVLDLACGHGRIANLLAQRGCSVTGLDATALFLEKARQDAQAAKVKVEYVQGDMRSLPWTEYFDCIINWFTAFGYFDDRDNRRVLAEAYRALKPGGKLLIELQSLYRILKEFQANSVTERNNNYLIDRTRFDLFTNRTYTERTVIRDGQVQRMNYFVRHFTFTELRDWLLQIGFQEVQGYGNDGAPLTLDSRRMIVLAIK; translated from the coding sequence ATGTCTGAATTTGATTTTACTGCTTTATTTAGCGAAGACTATTTGTACTTCTATGAACCGCATTTAACACCAGAACGCAACGAGCGTGAAGTCAATTTAATTTGGCGTTTGTTGCAACTGCAAGCCAAAATGACGGTACTTGATTTAGCTTGTGGACACGGAAGGATTGCGAACCTACTCGCACAGCGCGGCTGTAGTGTCACAGGATTAGATGCTACAGCGTTGTTTTTAGAAAAAGCGCGTCAAGATGCTCAAGCAGCTAAAGTTAAAGTTGAATATGTTCAAGGCGATATGCGATCGCTTCCTTGGACAGAATACTTTGATTGCATTATTAACTGGTTCACCGCCTTTGGCTACTTTGACGATCGAGACAATCGTCGGGTGCTAGCCGAGGCTTACCGCGCACTCAAACCAGGTGGTAAGTTGTTAATAGAATTGCAAAGCCTGTACCGAATCTTAAAAGAATTTCAGGCTAATTCTGTTACAGAACGCAACAATAATTATTTGATTGATCGTACTCGATTTGATTTATTTACTAATCGAACATACACTGAACGTACTGTAATTCGTGATGGACAAGTGCAGCGGATGAATTACTTTGTACGTCACTTTACTTTTACTGAATTACGCGATTGGTTATTACAAATTGGTTTTCAGGAAGTACAAGGCTATGGAAATGACGGTGCGCCACTGACACTCGATAGCCGCCGAATGATTGTACTAGCAATTAAGTAA
- a CDS encoding diheme cytochrome C, producing MMQPRAKTQKRSHFILLLVILLWSMTMGWGLALATNAQPSPKQAATEEIGTVDIVPSRYQLGQELYLENCATCHIALPPAVMPTQTWQRLLQDPQHYGVTLPQLVDPPRLLIWNYLRNFSRPLLKEETIPYRLGESRYLKALHPNVKLPRPVNVGSCVSCHPSATEYNFRRLSPEWEATQ from the coding sequence ATGATGCAACCACGCGCTAAAACTCAGAAGCGATCGCATTTCATTCTTTTGCTAGTCATTTTGCTGTGGAGTATGACGATGGGTTGGGGGCTAGCACTTGCTACCAATGCCCAACCTTCTCCTAAACAAGCGGCGACAGAAGAAATTGGCACTGTCGATATTGTGCCATCGCGCTATCAATTAGGACAAGAGCTTTACTTAGAAAACTGTGCGACTTGTCATATTGCCTTACCACCCGCAGTAATGCCAACGCAAACTTGGCAAAGATTATTACAAGATCCACAACACTACGGCGTTACGCTTCCTCAACTCGTCGATCCACCACGCTTGCTGATATGGAACTATCTGCGCAATTTCTCACGCCCTTTACTTAAAGAAGAAACCATACCCTATCGCCTGGGAGAATCGCGTTACCTCAAAGCGTTACATCCTAATGTGAAACTACCCCGCCCTGTGAATGTAGGTAGCTGTGTGAGTTGTCATCCTAGTGCAACAGAATACAACTTTCGCCGTCTATCACCTGAGTGGGAAGCGACGCAGTAA
- the secA gene encoding preprotein translocase subunit SecA, whose translation MLKNLLGDPNARKLKKFQPYVTDVNLLEEDIQALSDQQLSSKTAEFKQRLDKGETLDDLLPEAFAVVREAGRRVLGMRHFDVQLLGGAILHHGQIAEMKTGEGKTLVSTLPAYLNALSGKGVHIVTVNDYLARRDAEWMGQIHRFLGLSVGLIQQGMGPSERKKNYDCDITYVTNSEVGFDYLRDNMASSIQEVVQRPFNYCVIDEVDSILIDEARTPLIISGQVERPTEKYLQAAQIAAALQKEEHYEVDEKAHNVILTDEGFAAAEEMLQVKDLYDPNDPWAHYIFNALKAKELFTKDVKYIVRNDEVIIVDEFTGRVLPGRRWSDGLHQAIEAKERVEIQPETQTLATITYQNLFLLYPKLAGMTGTAKTEEAEFERIYKLEVTIVPTNRPTKRQDLSDMVYKTEEGKWRAIAEDCAEMHELGRPVLVGTTSVEKSEYLSALLSQRNVPHNLLNARPENVERESEIIAQAGRKGAVTIATNMAGRGTDIILGGNADYMARLKLREYFMPRIVQPEDEDVFAIEKASGLPAASSSSGQGFVPGKKVKTWKASPQIFPTQLSRELEQQLKAAVEFAVREYGERSLPELEAEDKVAVAAEKAPTNDPVIQKLRDVYNALLREYEKFTSREHDEVVQLGGLHVIGTERHESRRIDNQLRGRAGRQGDPGSTRFFLSLQDNLLRIFGGDRVAGLMTAFQVEEDMPIESKMLTRSLEGAQKKVETYYYDIRKQVFEYDEVMNNQRRAIYAERRRVLEGLDLKELVIKYAEKTMDEIVDYYINPDLPSEEWDLPNLVSKVKEFVYLLADLEPNQMEDLSISEIKTFLHEQVRIAYDVKEAQVDQIQPGLMRQAERFFILQQIDTLWREHLQQMDALRESVGLRGYGQKDPLIEYKSEGYELFLDMMTNIRRNVVYSLFQFQPQVQPAVQAPSGMV comes from the coding sequence ATGCTGAAAAACTTGCTGGGCGATCCTAACGCTCGTAAGCTCAAAAAATTCCAGCCTTACGTTACAGACGTCAATCTTCTTGAGGAAGATATTCAAGCGCTTTCCGATCAGCAACTTAGTAGCAAAACAGCGGAGTTTAAGCAGCGGTTGGATAAAGGCGAAACCTTGGACGATCTGCTTCCAGAAGCATTCGCGGTTGTGCGAGAAGCTGGAAGACGCGTATTAGGAATGCGCCACTTTGATGTTCAACTTCTCGGTGGGGCGATCCTGCATCATGGACAAATCGCCGAAATGAAAACCGGTGAAGGTAAAACGCTGGTATCAACGCTTCCTGCTTATCTCAACGCGCTTTCTGGTAAGGGAGTACATATCGTTACGGTCAACGACTACCTAGCACGCCGCGACGCGGAATGGATGGGGCAAATCCATCGCTTTTTAGGGCTGAGTGTAGGACTAATTCAGCAGGGCATGGGACCATCCGAGCGTAAGAAAAACTATGATTGTGACATCACTTATGTTACGAATAGCGAGGTAGGCTTTGACTACTTACGCGATAACATGGCTTCCTCGATTCAGGAAGTTGTACAGCGTCCTTTTAATTACTGCGTGATCGACGAAGTTGATTCGATTTTGATTGACGAAGCGCGCACACCGCTGATTATCTCTGGACAAGTCGAACGACCTACAGAAAAGTATTTACAAGCCGCGCAAATTGCCGCTGCGTTACAGAAAGAGGAACATTACGAAGTTGACGAGAAAGCGCATAACGTCATTTTAACGGATGAAGGTTTCGCGGCAGCAGAAGAAATGCTGCAAGTTAAGGATTTGTACGATCCTAACGATCCTTGGGCGCACTACATCTTTAACGCACTCAAAGCAAAAGAACTTTTCACCAAAGACGTTAAATATATCGTCCGTAATGATGAAGTCATAATTGTGGATGAGTTCACAGGACGCGTTCTTCCAGGAAGGCGGTGGAGTGACGGACTACACCAAGCAATCGAAGCAAAAGAAAGAGTTGAAATTCAGCCAGAAACGCAAACTCTAGCAACGATTACGTATCAAAACTTGTTTTTGCTGTACCCCAAACTCGCAGGGATGACCGGAACAGCTAAAACCGAAGAAGCAGAATTTGAGCGAATTTACAAGCTAGAAGTCACAATTGTTCCTACAAACCGTCCGACCAAACGTCAAGACTTGTCTGACATGGTTTATAAGACGGAGGAAGGAAAATGGCGGGCGATCGCCGAAGACTGTGCGGAAATGCACGAACTTGGTCGCCCTGTCTTAGTGGGAACCACGAGTGTCGAGAAATCTGAATATCTCAGTGCTTTACTCAGTCAACGTAACGTACCGCACAACCTCCTTAACGCCCGTCCTGAAAACGTTGAACGCGAGTCAGAAATTATCGCCCAAGCCGGACGTAAAGGCGCGGTGACAATCGCCACAAACATGGCAGGTCGCGGAACCGATATTATTCTTGGTGGTAATGCGGATTATATGGCGCGACTCAAACTGCGCGAATACTTTATGCCCCGCATTGTCCAACCGGAAGATGAAGACGTTTTTGCGATAGAAAAAGCATCAGGATTACCCGCAGCGAGTAGCAGTAGCGGTCAAGGTTTTGTTCCTGGCAAAAAAGTAAAAACGTGGAAAGCTTCACCGCAAATTTTCCCCACGCAGCTATCGCGCGAGTTAGAACAACAACTTAAAGCGGCTGTAGAATTTGCTGTACGCGAATACGGCGAACGCAGTTTACCCGAACTCGAAGCAGAAGATAAAGTTGCAGTTGCCGCAGAAAAAGCACCGACAAACGATCCTGTGATTCAAAAGCTGCGGGATGTTTATAACGCCTTGCTACGCGAATACGAAAAATTTACTTCGCGCGAACACGATGAAGTTGTCCAACTAGGTGGTTTGCACGTCATTGGCACTGAACGTCACGAATCACGGCGCATTGATAACCAATTACGCGGACGTGCCGGAAGACAAGGCGACCCTGGCTCAACGCGCTTTTTCTTGAGTTTGCAAGACAACTTGTTGCGGATTTTTGGCGGCGATCGCGTTGCGGGATTGATGACGGCGTTCCAAGTCGAAGAAGATATGCCGATTGAGTCTAAGATGCTGACTCGCAGTTTAGAAGGCGCACAAAAGAAAGTCGAAACCTACTATTACGACATCCGTAAGCAGGTGTTTGAGTACGACGAGGTAATGAATAACCAGCGTCGGGCAATTTATGCCGAACGTCGCCGCGTCCTCGAAGGTCTAGACTTAAAAGAATTGGTGATTAAGTACGCCGAAAAAACGATGGATGAAATCGTGGATTACTACATCAATCCCGATTTACCATCAGAAGAGTGGGATCTGCCAAATTTGGTGAGCAAGGTTAAAGAATTTGTCTATCTCCTTGCTGATTTAGAACCGAATCAGATGGAAGATCTCTCAATCAGCGAAATTAAAACCTTCCTGCACGAGCAAGTGCGAATCGCGTATGACGTCAAAGAAGCGCAAGTCGATCAAATTCAGCCAGGATTGATGCGCCAAGCTGAGCGATTCTTTATCTTGCAGCAAATTGATACACTATGGCGCGAACACTTACAACAAATGGATGCGTTGCGTGAATCGGTAGGATTGCGCGGTTACGGACAAAAAGACCCGCTAATTGAGTACAAGAGCGAGGGATACGAGTTGTTCTTGGATATGATGACTAATATTCGTCGTAATGTGGTATACTCGCTATTCCAATTCCAGCCGCAAGTTCAACCAGCAGTGCAAGCGCCATCAGGGATGGTTTAA
- a CDS encoding aspartate/glutamate racemase family protein, with translation MKIKVINPNTTASMTQKIAEAAIAVASPGTEIIACHPDMGPVSIEGHYDEALSVIGILEEIKKGEAAGVDGYVIACFGDPGLLAARELAKGPVLGIAEAAMHAASLIATGFSIVTTLSRTRVIAQHLVANYGMTHFCRKIRAIDLPVLELEDENSNARKTILAECRQALIEDGAGAIVLGCGGMADLSAQLSQELEVPVIDGVSVAVKFIEALVSLGLNTSKKGDLAYPIAKPYTGMLHAFAFEMPYD, from the coding sequence ATGAAGATCAAAGTCATCAATCCTAACACCACTGCTAGCATGACGCAAAAGATTGCAGAGGCGGCGATCGCGGTGGCAAGTCCTGGAACTGAAATTATTGCGTGTCATCCAGATATGGGTCCAGTTTCGATTGAAGGACACTACGATGAAGCGCTGAGTGTTATTGGCATTCTTGAAGAAATTAAAAAAGGAGAAGCCGCAGGTGTTGATGGTTATGTAATTGCGTGCTTTGGCGATCCTGGATTACTCGCTGCGCGGGAATTAGCAAAAGGTCCTGTTTTAGGAATTGCAGAAGCCGCGATGCACGCTGCGAGTTTGATCGCGACTGGGTTTTCGATTGTGACGACGTTGAGTCGTACGCGGGTGATTGCCCAACATTTGGTTGCTAACTACGGTATGACGCATTTTTGTCGCAAAATTCGCGCGATTGATTTACCTGTACTTGAACTTGAGGATGAAAACTCTAACGCACGAAAAACGATTTTAGCCGAATGTCGTCAAGCTTTGATAGAAGATGGGGCTGGTGCGATCGTTTTGGGATGTGGCGGGATGGCTGATTTATCAGCGCAACTAAGTCAAGAATTAGAAGTTCCGGTTATTGATGGCGTGAGTGTCGCGGTTAAGTTTATTGAAGCTTTGGTAAGCCTGGGCTTGAATACGAGTAAGAAGGGCGATCTAGCTTATCCAATCGCGAAGCCGTATACTGGAATGCTTCATGCTTTTGCTTTTGAGATGCCTTACGACTAA
- a CDS encoding GNAT family N-acetyltransferase, whose amino-acid sequence MRSLPYTIRVATPQEDSIIAEHFCLLWHDIISVDAVKSDWREITLEFIERVRQDLSYQAFVAEVDSKVVGSVGCQLFAGLYPNVLTEQYRKSGYIWGVYVEPAYRRQGIAKKLTLESLNYLKSLGCTRALLHASPLGQPVYSSLGFTPSNEMCFDLR is encoded by the coding sequence ATGCGATCGCTTCCCTACACAATTCGCGTAGCAACTCCGCAAGAGGATTCAATCATTGCGGAGCATTTCTGTTTGTTGTGGCACGATATTATTTCTGTTGATGCAGTTAAGTCTGACTGGCGAGAAATCACGCTAGAGTTTATCGAACGCGTACGTCAAGATTTGTCCTACCAAGCTTTTGTCGCCGAAGTTGATTCTAAAGTTGTTGGTTCTGTAGGTTGTCAGTTATTTGCTGGACTTTATCCTAATGTTTTGACCGAGCAGTATCGTAAAAGTGGCTACATTTGGGGTGTCTACGTTGAGCCAGCTTATCGCCGTCAAGGTATTGCCAAAAAACTCACGCTAGAATCACTCAACTACCTCAAATCGCTTGGTTGTACAAGAGCACTTCTTCATGCTTCTCCTCTTGGTCAACCTGTGTACTCTAGCTTAGGCTTTACCCCAAGCAATGAAATGTGCTTTGATTTGCGGTAA
- a CDS encoding gamma-glutamylcyclotransferase produces the protein MTETNTNSNTSTKRIFICGSALRGQPDHQNLQSAKFIKEAKTQPRYRLHAAGDGWHPAIYEVEQGGISIPGEVYELTQAEFDYLSVNEPPNMYPSDIVLEDGEVLTAFLYPQELVQKHNWPDISHHGGWAAYKAAS, from the coding sequence ATGACCGAAACTAATACCAACTCAAACACAAGCACAAAGCGAATATTTATCTGTGGTTCAGCATTGCGCGGACAACCCGATCATCAAAACCTACAATCGGCGAAGTTTATCAAAGAAGCAAAAACTCAACCTCGCTATCGACTTCATGCAGCAGGTGATGGTTGGCATCCTGCAATTTACGAAGTAGAACAAGGCGGAATTTCGATTCCTGGCGAAGTATATGAATTAACTCAAGCCGAGTTTGACTACTTATCCGTCAATGAACCACCGAATATGTATCCGAGTGATATTGTTTTAGAAGATGGCGAAGTTCTGACTGCGTTTCTTTATCCGCAAGAGTTAGTACAAAAACATAATTGGCCTGATATTTCGCATCACGGTGGCTGGGCGGCTTATAAGGCTGCGAGTTAG
- a CDS encoding GntR family transcriptional regulator, which yields MPLSPRSLQRSQSLQEQTYQALRTAILSGELTPGQRLIETHLAKKLQVSRTPIREALRQLQREELVIAEPNNVLRVATISMTDAIQLYDCRLALEQLSVVEACEHATESQIQNLNLMVMQAEKLINSKPSQLTNFQLLDLDYRFHRLLAESSGNLWLRSLLDQVFDKMMLLRIHTIQNNRDVLEIRTEHRQIYEAVQARNPDAATQAIKAHLVASKERVAREMQNLQQTSSIVQEG from the coding sequence TTGCCCCTGTCACCGCGATCGCTCCAGCGAAGTCAATCGCTACAGGAGCAAACTTATCAAGCATTGCGCACAGCTATCCTCTCAGGTGAACTAACGCCAGGGCAGCGGTTAATCGAAACTCATCTTGCCAAAAAGCTACAGGTGAGCAGAACTCCGATTCGAGAAGCACTCCGGCAACTGCAACGCGAGGAATTAGTCATCGCTGAACCGAATAATGTCTTACGTGTCGCGACAATTTCCATGACCGATGCGATACAGTTATACGATTGCCGACTCGCACTAGAGCAATTATCCGTAGTCGAAGCGTGCGAACACGCCACCGAGTCCCAAATTCAAAACTTGAACTTGATGGTGATGCAAGCCGAGAAGCTCATTAATAGTAAACCATCTCAACTCACTAACTTTCAACTGCTTGATTTAGATTACCGTTTTCATCGGCTACTCGCTGAGAGTTCAGGGAATTTATGGCTGCGATCGCTTCTCGATCAAGTATTTGATAAAATGATGCTTTTGAGAATTCATACGATTCAAAATAACCGCGACGTGCTAGAAATTCGGACGGAGCATCGCCAGATCTATGAAGCCGTACAAGCGCGGAATCCCGATGCAGCAACTCAAGCGATTAAAGCGCATCTTGTTGCGAGTAAAGAGCGAGTCGCACGTGAAATGCAGAATTTGCAACAAACCAGCAGTATTGTTCAAGAAGGTTAA